The Anaerosoma tenue genome has a window encoding:
- a CDS encoding lysophospholipid acyltransferase family protein codes for MAAVIGRAGMRVAVGAARVAPPGFARTLASAAARRIARDPDSALARASRTNQYVASGGTLTGDALDAAVAENVRAMALFLYDLYRVLGRDAAEDAAVVRDEAFHAFIERDRTDGPFVYVGAHMGNFDLVGRLLGRNGWRMQVLSVADPGGSYQWQNEMRNRAGFEVTPVSMDSLKTAARRLASGSSVLTGLDRPLPEPDKVQPRFFGRPAPLPLLHVRLAMRAGVPVVPMTGRRRPDGRYELLQADPVPMVGDRPTSDVLRANAEAVLAPVERWITEDPVQWSMPHVVWPDVEAP; via the coding sequence GTGGCAGCTGTCATAGGTCGTGCGGGGATGCGCGTTGCGGTGGGGGCGGCGCGTGTGGCGCCACCCGGCTTCGCCCGCACTCTCGCGTCGGCGGCGGCCCGCCGGATCGCCCGCGATCCCGACTCCGCGCTCGCGAGGGCGTCACGCACCAACCAGTACGTCGCCTCTGGCGGCACGCTCACGGGCGACGCCCTCGATGCCGCCGTGGCCGAGAACGTGCGTGCGATGGCGCTCTTCCTCTACGACCTCTACCGGGTCCTCGGCAGGGACGCCGCCGAGGACGCCGCGGTGGTGCGCGACGAGGCGTTCCACGCGTTTATCGAGCGCGACCGCACCGACGGTCCGTTCGTCTATGTGGGCGCGCACATGGGCAACTTCGACCTGGTGGGACGCCTGCTGGGCCGAAACGGATGGCGGATGCAGGTGCTCTCCGTGGCCGACCCCGGCGGCAGCTATCAGTGGCAGAACGAGATGCGCAACCGGGCGGGTTTCGAGGTCACCCCGGTGTCGATGGACTCGCTCAAGACCGCGGCGCGGCGTCTCGCGTCGGGTTCGTCGGTGCTCACCGGCCTGGACCGCCCGTTGCCGGAGCCCGACAAGGTGCAGCCGCGCTTCTTCGGCCGCCCCGCGCCGCTCCCGCTCCTGCACGTGCGCCTGGCCATGCGCGCGGGCGTGCCGGTCGTTCCCATGACTGGCCGGCGGAGGCCCGACGGCCGCTACGAGCTCCTGCAGGCCGATCCGGTCCCGATGGTGGGCGACCGCCCCACCTCCGATGTCTTGCGCGCCAACGCCGAGGCGGTGCTCGCCCCGGTGGAGCGCTGGATCACAGAGGACCCCGTCCAGTGGTCCATGCCCCACGTGGTGTGGCCCGACGTGGAGGCGCCATGA
- a CDS encoding CheB methylesterase domain-containing protein, protein MEAFTGFAMQAVVIGASTGGTPVVESLLRALPADLPAPVAVCQHMPDGFTAQWAARLDKLCWLDVREAREHERFVRGTVYVAPAGRHMRIVGTPAEARIRFDADSGDAFYVPSIDTLMTSAAAVFRHGVIGVVLSGIGNDGARGLLEIRRAGGRTIVESPRSAAAASMPEAAIGLGAAEETVDTGDLPRTIVARVTGIAAGR, encoded by the coding sequence ATGGAAGCCTTCACAGGCTTCGCCATGCAGGCGGTGGTGATCGGCGCATCCACGGGCGGCACGCCGGTGGTGGAGTCGCTGCTCCGCGCACTCCCGGCGGACCTTCCGGCGCCCGTTGCCGTCTGCCAGCACATGCCCGACGGCTTCACCGCCCAGTGGGCGGCCCGGCTCGACAAGCTCTGCTGGCTCGACGTGCGCGAGGCGCGCGAGCACGAGCGGTTCGTGCGGGGCACCGTCTACGTGGCGCCGGCCGGCCGGCACATGCGCATCGTGGGCACCCCGGCCGAGGCCCGTATCCGCTTCGACGCCGACAGCGGCGATGCGTTCTACGTCCCCTCGATCGACACGCTCATGACCTCGGCGGCGGCGGTCTTCAGGCACGGCGTGATCGGGGTGGTGCTGAGCGGCATCGGCAACGACGGCGCCCGCGGACTGCTGGAGATCCGCCGCGCGGGCGGCCGGACGATCGTCGAGTCACCGCGCTCGGCGGCGGCGGCCAGCATGCCCGAGGCCGCGATCGGCCTCGGCGCAGCGGAGGAGACGGTGGACACCGGCGATCTTCCCCGGACGATCGTCGCCCGGGTCACGGGCATCGCAGCCGGGCGGTGA